A stretch of DNA from Ovis aries strain OAR_USU_Benz2616 breed Rambouillet chromosome 14, ARS-UI_Ramb_v3.0, whole genome shotgun sequence:
tctgtaaagAAGATAGCACCACATTATCTTAGTGAAGTAAATCAAGtagacttcaataaaataatttttttttaagtagaaatagAATGGAAGGCAATGCAATGAAAGggaacagaaaataatgaaacagaactGAATGGCAGGGGAAGGCAtgaggaagaggaaatgaaagaaagaagggaatgaaaagaaacagaatgagaaGAAATGGGATGTGGTGGAATGAAATGAAAGCTGACCAAAGGGAAATGACCATAAACAGGACATTGCCTAGAAAGGAGTGGACTAGTAGGGAGCAGAATGAAAGGAGTGGATTAAATACGTGGGTGGAAAGGACAGGAATGATAGGGAACAGAAAGGAGAAGAATGGAAATGAAATAATCAtgacatgaaagtgaaataataagAGTAATAAACGAAAGTTAGGGTATGGAAATGGAAAAGTGATAACCAGGATTAAAATAGACAGAAATGGAATGTGGAAGAGATGAACAGGTGggatcaaaaaggaaaaataaaaagggagaaaaggtaATAGGGAGACGTGGGAAAGAatggaaaggaatgaaagaagaaagaaaaaacatgataCGATGGATGAAGCAGAACGGAAGGGGATGGAATGCACAGGAATGCACTGAGTGGTGGGACGCGATGACAAGGGATGGAATGGGAAGCAAGAAGAGGAACAGAAGAgatgcaaaggaaataaaaggaattttatggaaagaaatagagTGAGAGGGAGtggaatggaatgaaaaaaaaaaaaccagaaatggACTGGAGAGGAAACAGTTGGAATACAAtgagaataaatgaaattaaatggaTAGAAAGTTAAACGGGTAGAGTGAAAATACGTGTGATGGAAACACAGGATGGAGTGAAATGGATGGACAGGAagggaatgaaatgaaatgaaccaGAACGTGATAGGATGGAAGGGGGTGCAAAGGGATTGAAAAGATTTTTGAAAGGAAATCTCTTGATAGGTTATCCTACCAGACTCTTTAgcaaggaggaaaagggagattGGTGGCAGCTCTCTGTCTGTCCAAAGACTCTGTGTGGCATAAAAATACCTGATAGTTTGACTCTGCATTTTCTGTTTGTGGAGTTGGGACCAAGGGATGCAATGCCAGTTTGGAGGATGGCTTCCTGGGGCCATGAGAATACCCGTCGTGGATGGCGGAAGATGATATGTGCTGCAAGTGAACAGAGAGATCAGTTAGGGTCCACAAGCAATTTGTCTTAGAACCACAGCGTCTGGAAAGTGCCAACGCGCACTCTTCAGAGATCCAGAGACAAAGAGATTCCCAACCAGGTTCTCTCAAAGGATCAGAAGCAGAAGTAGCTCTAGGACCAGAACTCTTCCTTTTCACCGGGGCTACGTCCGCAACTTCTACTCCAAAACTTCCTTTGCATCCCGTCACTTGCGAGGCCGGTATTAGCTGATTTGCAACCCCGCTGCAAGCACTGGAAGCGGAAGCAGCATCGGGCAGGAGCTAGAATCCTAGACTCtgacccagggacttccctggtggtccagtagttaagaatccgccttctaatgcaggggatgtggattcgatccctggtgggaaactaagatcccacaggctttgGGGCGACTAAGcccacactgcaactactgagcccatgcactctgGAGCCCTCGAGCCACAACCACAGAGAAACCTACCACACTACCACAacgatcccacacgctgcaactaagacctggcacagccataaataaacaaataaatatatttttaaaaggaatctagCCCAGCTCCCTGTGAGGCCTAGAGCCACTTTCTTCCCATTCCTGGCCCAGCAATGCTCAATGAAAGATCTAGACAAGATGCTTTCTCATATTTGTCAAATATAACATTCTCAGATTGTATTCCTTTGCAACTTCTTTAATAAGATCAAGCAAGGCCAACCTACCTCATATAATTGCTCTGGAGGGTCTACTGGCAGCATCTggggggaaaagaaaatagtgaAGAGGTCCTGAGGCCTGGGATAAAAGATCACCCCTGGAAATTCTTGGAAATAGCTCAGGCCTCAGAGGCAGTTACATCTCTTCTGATTCCCAGAGGGGGCTCCAGGTTAGGCATTGtcaagcaaaagagaaagaaaacaaggagaAGAGATGAAAAAGCCATGGAAGGTCTTGAGATCCCCAGAGAAAGTAGGGACCCAAGCTACCACTGGCTGGGCATCCTTAAGAGAACATGCCTGAacttcacccccaccccacgaGGTGAGACGTAAAACAGCCCTGCTGGGCTGGGGAAGTGCCAGAGAGTCACGGGAGTAGACGGGGTGCCTCTGGAGAATTACCCACCTTTTTGACTGGTATCTGTCCTTGAACGGCAGGTACATTGGCATACATAAGCATGGGCCAGTCTAGAGAAAGTGAATGCCAGCCCAAGGCTGGAGTTAGGGAGAGATATGAGGgaagaaggggcttccccagtgtctcagcagtaaagaatctacctgcaatgcaggagacgtgggttcgatccctggactgggaagatcccctggaggagggcatggcaacccactccagtattcttgctggtagaatcccatggacagaggagtctggtgggctacagtccatggggtcgcaaagagccagacatgactgaagcgactgagcatgcacgcatgcatgagGGAAGGGGCGATTTGTCCAGGCAGGGCACTTCTATCCCCAGGAAGGATGTGGTAGAAACCTCCCTTCTTTTATCCCCAGGACTATCCCATCACATCTCCAGTGATCTTGACCTGGGAAGGTCTTGAAAATCAAATTCTGGGTTCGATAAGGCTGTTTGATGACACAGATGAGGGCAGAGGTCTTAAACCAAGCCCCAGGtacaccagggtcctctgtagCCTGTGTTTATCATATATCCTTCCTggccttggttttcttttctgtacaaCTGAGCTGAATTGGACAGTCTCCAGAGGACTTCTGCTTCAGGAGCCCATCTTACCAGAATCTTAGACCAGATATAGCAAAgatgttttgttttgcctttggtCAGAGAAGGCTGCTTGAGGTACTATATTGAGATGGACAATGAGACTTGTTTTGAATTTAGTAGTGAGGCACGTCATGATTGACTCTCTCTGCTTACAGCAATCCATTAACAAAGTTTCCTGAGAGCGAGAAAGACTAGAATGGCGGTATGTTGTCACTTGACCCTGATCTCatccattttccagatggggaCATAGAGGGTCCAAGACTACAGGGCTTGCCCATGATGTCCTAGTGACCCAGGGGCGAAGCTGGGAGCAGAAGCCTGGGCTCTCTGCACCAGCCTCTTCTCCAGACCTCACTGCTGCCCTGGGTATCAGCTATGGAGTCACTTACCGCGATCGAGCTCTTCAGGTTGACCCTCTTCAGAGGTGGGTGTCGTGTTCTCATAGACGTTATCCTCTTTTGTTCTCCTTGAGAGCCTGAAACCCCAAGACCCTTGTTCACTATGCCTCTAGTCCTTGCCCGTCTCCACAGGCTCTACCTATATCCTATGTCCGTTTTGGGCAACGTCCCAAACCTTCTCAGTTCCCAACAGGCACCACTCAGCACCATGGTCAGCAACCCTCCTACTGGGCAGGTCCTCCATAGGCCACATCCCCCACCCCATTCTGAGAGTTACCCTTTGGCCTTTCCAGTGTGTATGAAGCAGCCCAGCCCTATGGCCAGGGCAATGACAGCCAGGATTCCGATGGTAATGCCAATGATGGCCCCTACAGACAGGGATGACCGGTGACCTGGGCAAGGAGAGAGAATCAGGACCTCATCCCTGTCCCCAACCTCATTCCCAATCTTGGGGCTTCATCTCCACTGTCATTTGATGAGCATTTGTTTTCCAGCCATTGGGAGGCAGAAGTTTGTAGTAGTAATAGAATCATTTCTGGAGTCAAATGTTCTAAGTTCACAtctcagctgtgtgaccctgggcatgcTACTTACCTCTTTGTGCTTCCTTTGGCTCTTctgtaaaaaagaaagataatatgAAGCCTACTCCATATTGTTGCTGAAAAGATTAAacatatatgtattcatttcagTAAATAAAAGGTTCGGTATGTTCGATGTGGGTGAAGTATTTAGACCCATGGAAAGTGATCAGTCAGTGTTGGTGTGATGACGTTACTGATTAAGATGATGAATCAGATATGGTCATCACAGCAAAGGGCTTTGGCAACTGGAAACCTGAGTCACCTTTGACTCTCTGGGGGCCTGTGGACACAGACAGAAGTAACTACTCTTTCTGAGTCTCATTCCCTCATTTGCAAAGTGGGGGAAATGGTACCTACTGTATAGGGATGttctgaagatgaaatgagatcacgaatttttttttctattttttgaccaCTTTGCAGCAtacagcatcttagttccctgaccagggattgaacccttgccccctgcagtggaagcacacagagtcttaaccactggatctccagggaagtcctgagtctGAGTGTTAGTGGCTGGAATTCAACAGCTCTGGACTAGGAACCCGCCCATGCAGGACAATCAGTGCCACACTCCAGTCCTTAGTAAGGGAAGATCAGAGTGCTAAGGCCAGCATCAGAGAAAGTCACCTGGACCCTCACCTGTGACGCTGACCATGACTGAGGCAGAGGAGGTCAGCATTGTGACAGAGTTCGAGGCTGTGCAGCTGTAATTCCCTTGGTGTTTCCAAGTCAGGGCCTCGATAAACAGCTGCTCCCCTTTGCACACACTGGTGTTGTCATGGGTCCAGTTAAACTCAGCATCCGGCTGGGATTCAGCCCAACACTTCAGGGTTATGCTGGAGTTGAGCTTCGCACTGATGGTGGTGTCCACCAGGGTCTCCGACCCTGTGGTGAAGTACACTCGATCGGGGCCATCTGCATGCAGAGCCAAATATTATGCTCCCATCCTCCACCAGTGAGATAACCTATTTTGTCCCATTCAGTTCCACATGTGaagttctgctttcttttttcccccttctcaatTCTAACTGAGGGAATTCCTGGGAGTCAAAGGCTCTTCCAACTGCTGCTGAAAGGAATCTCGGCAAGAGATCCCTTAGGTGCTGAGCAAGCAGAATGTAATCCACAACACGGAAGGGCAAagtccaaaacaaaacaaaacaaaattaaaatcagaaacaaaaaccCCTGCCCTTGCAAAAGTGAATTCTAACAAGGGAGCCTCATGAGATATTCAGGCTTCAGAAATTGTTGCTGTGTCCTGTGACATGTAGCCCCTAACTTCCAACATGTTTATAGTTCTTATAGTTCTGATGGTAGcttaggccaaaaaaaaaaatcttggagtCATTCTTgactcctccctttctctcttgcttcatGTCAACTAGCAGTAAACCCTGTGACttggatatttaaaatatattcatggcCTGATCGCTACAGCTGGCACTGGCTCAGCCTCGTCATTTCTTGATGGATGACTGTGGCTACCACGAGAGGACGCCTCACAGACCTCCATGGGTAAGAGTGGAACTGACCAAGGGCCCAGCTGCAGTACCCCGCAATTCACTCCCAGACCTCTCCTGGGCGGCACCCTGCCAGTACCTGAGAGTGCTGGAGAAAGTAAGGCAGACCCCTTCCTAGGAGACCTGGGCTCCCGAGAGTCCTGACAACGTTCCTCAGACTCCATGGTGGTCTACAAGCTCCCACCAACTCTGTACTCcgtcttcctccctctctccaagTACCTCGGTCTGAGGGCAATCCCACTCTTTTGAGGCTCCCTCCCTACTTTTTTTGCACAAGAGCATTCCCTTAAGAAAATCCTTGCATGTATAATCCCACTGAATCCCATTTTGGGGTCTGCCTCTCCATGGAATCAGACAAAAACAACTGGAtcacctcttccctctcccctgtTCCCACCCTTTAGACAAGGGCCAGAGAGACTCTGTGCAAACCCCAGTCTAATCCGCTCTCTCCTCTGCTCAGAGCCTTTTGTAGCTCGAGTGTCCTCACCACGGCCCACAGGACCCTGTGTGGTCTATTACCCCCACTTTCCCAGCTTCTTCTGTTCCATTCTCCCTATAATTTATCTCTCCAGTCATCTTGGCCTCTGGGGATTCCTCTGACAGGCCAAGCAGAGTCCCACCTCCCCAGCCTTGGAACTCACTTCCCTTGGTCACCTGCACAGCTCTCTCCCTACCTCCTGCTGTACACATaccgcctcctccaggaagcctctccTGATCACCCCAGCCAGGACTGCAACACCTCCCCAGCTTCCCAGCCTTGCCTGTCTTTCTCACTGCCTCCAGTCCCATCTGACACAGCATGGATTTCCCCTTGTTTAGCTGTGTATGGTCTGTCTCCCCCGACTAGAACATGGCCTTGTCCCCTGCTCAGACATGCCTGTCACAGAGCAGGTGTTTGATAATTATGGGATGAGTGGCTGGAAGCAAGAACTTCagcaagggagagaggaggaaggaggggaaggtcCAAGCTAGGGATGACTCACAGCTGATGTTCAACTTCAGGGCTTCACTCCGTGCCTGGCTGCCCCAGTTCCAGACCTCGCAGGCATAGGGCCCTGTGTCATTCCGCCGAAGGCCATGGATGCTCAGGATCCAGTTGTCGGGCACCAGGTGCTCACTGGGCTGGAGGAGCTGGTCCCCCAGGAACCACCGGACTCTAACTCCCTCATGGGTGGTCTGGCAGATCAGGACCACCAAGCTGGTGTGCTCCACAAGAGTCCGGTTAGGGGGCATGACATAAGGCTTGGTCACTCTTTCTGGGAACACACAGAGAGACGGGACAGGGTCCAGGGACACCCTATGCCAGTCTCCTGCCCATATGGGgcccacaggatttcccagggatgtgtgtttatgtggtgtgtggcgtgtgtgtgtgtatgtgtgtgctttgcATATGACTGCGCTGTGTGGGTGGTGCATCTAAGTCTTTTGTGTATGAGCGTGTGTTGTGTGACAATTATGTGACTGTGTTACAGGTTTTGTGTGTATGGAGAGTGTGGCATATG
This window harbors:
- the ZNF180 gene encoding zinc finger protein 180 isoform X18 — protein: MECADPRGHRWAGILLSASLFTVWSLAAAAQISHDAITQKPLAKPTLSVSQGAVIEHRENVTFYCGTPDVNITIRWVFNHQSLPSNERIQLSADGKTLTILTVQRQDAGMYQCEAWSVHEVKSSDPTYLTVYYGPDSVTIKVEPGVANGDTVEVMEGSNVTFLAETESYPQASYSWFFPNDSKPITSLFLNMSNVTIHAISKEHEGTYRCLVSNTATQMSLEGTVEVHVLERVTKPYVMPPNRTLVEHTSLVVLICQTTHEGVRVRWFLGDQLLQPSEHLVPDNWILSIHGLRRNDTGPYACEVWNWGSQARSEALKLNISYGPDRVYFTTGSETLVDTTISAKLNSSITLKCWAESQPDAEFNWTHDNTSVCKGEQLFIEALTWKHQGNYSCTASNSVTMLTSSASVMVSVTEEPKEAQRGHRSSLSVGAIIGITIGILAVIALAIGLGCFIHTGKAKGLSRRTKEDNVYENTTPTSEEGQPEELDRDWPMLMYANVPAVQGQIPVKKMLPVDPPEQLYEHISSSAIHDGYSHGPRKPSSKLALHPLVPTPQTENAESNYQALVNPEHNIYCQINRPT
- the ZNF180 gene encoding zinc finger protein 180 isoform X19, encoding MECADPRGHRWAGILLSASLFTVWSLAAAAQISHDAITQKPLAKPTLSVSQGAVIEHRENVTFYCGTPDVNITIRWVFNHQSLPSNERIQLSADGKTLTILTVQRQDAGMYQCEAWSVHEVKSSDPTYLTVYYGPDSVTIKVEPGVANGDTVEVMEGSNVTFLAETESYPQASYSWFFPNDSKPITSLFLNMSNVTIHAISKEHEGTYRCLVSNTATQMSLEGTVEVHVLERVTKPYVMPPNRTLVEHTSLVVLICQTTHEGVRVRWFLGDQLLQPSEHLVPDNWILSIHGLRRNDTGPYACEVWNWGSQARSEALKLNISYGPDRVYFTTGSETLVDTTISAKLNSSITLKCWAESQPDAEFNWTHDNTSVCKGEQLFIEALTWKHQGNYSCTASNSVTMLTSSASVMVSVTGHRSSLSVGAIIGITIGILAVIALAIGLGCFIHTGKAKGLSRRTKEDNVYENTTPTSEEGQPEELDRDWPMLMYANVPAVQGQIPVKKMLPVDPPEQLYEHISSSAIHDGYSHGPRKPSSKLALHPLVPTPQTENAESNYQALVNPEHNIYCQINRPT
- the ZNF180 gene encoding zinc finger protein 180 isoform X13 is translated as MECADPRGHRWAGILLSASLFTVWSLAAAAQISHDAITQKPLAKPTLSVSQGAVIEHRENVTFYCGTPDVNITIRWVFNHQSLPSNERIQLSADGKTLTILTVQRQDAGMYQCEAWSVHEVKSSDPTYLTVYYGPDSVTIKVEPGVANGDTVEVMEGSNVTFLAETESYPQASYSWFFPNDSKPITSLFLNMSNVTIHAISKEHEGTYRCLVSNTATQMSLEGTVEVHVLERVTKPYVMPPNRTLVEHTSLVVLICQTTHEGVRVRWFLGDQLLQPSEHLVPDNWILSIHGLRRNDTGPYACEVWNWGSQARSEALKLNISYGPDRVYFTTGSETLVDTTISAKLNSSITLKCWAESQPDAEFNWTHDNTSVCKGEQLFIEALTWKHQGNYSCTASNSVTMLTSSASVMVSVTEEPKEAQRGHRSSLSVGAIIGITIGILAVIALAIGLGCFIHTGKAKGLSRRTKEDNVYENTTPTSEEGQPEELDRDWPMLMYANVPAVQGQIPVKKMLPVDPPEQLYEHISSSAIHDGYSHGPRKPSSKLALHPLVPTPQTENAESNYQLRISGPCLCLEESMEEQDEKPQGSLKACMQVSWRRKWQPTPVFLPEISHGQKILAGHSPWGHKESDMTEHVCMCARVRAHTHTHTHTHTHLLNGI
- the ZNF180 gene encoding zinc finger protein 180 isoform X20, with translation MECADPRGHRWAGILLSEPLAKPTLSVSQGAVIEHRENVTFYCGTPDVNITIRWVFNHQSLPSNERIQLSADGKTLTILTVQRQDAGMYQCEAWSVHEVKSSDPTYLTVYYGPDSVTIKVEPGVANGDTVEVMEGSNVTFLAETESYPQASYSWFFPNDSKPITSLFLNMSNVTIHAISKEHEGTYRCLVSNTATQMSLEGTVEVHVLERVTKPYVMPPNRTLVEHTSLVVLICQTTHEGVRVRWFLGDQLLQPSEHLVPDNWILSIHGLRRNDTGPYACEVWNWGSQARSEALKLNISYGPDRVYFTTGSETLVDTTISAKLNSSITLKCWAESQPDAEFNWTHDNTSVCKGEQLFIEALTWKHQGNYSCTASNSVTMLTSSASVMVSVTEEPKEAQRGHRSSLSVGAIIGITIGILAVIALAIGLGCFIHTGKAKGLSRRTKEDNVYENTTPTSEEGQPEELDRDWPMLMYANVPAVQGQIPVKKMLPVDPPEQLYEHISSSAIHDGYSHGPRKPSSKLALHPLVPTPQTENAESNYQALVNPEHNIYCQINRPT
- the ZNF180 gene encoding zinc finger protein 180 isoform X21 translates to MECADPRGHRWAGILLSASLFTVWSLAAAAQISHDAITQKPLAKPTLSVSQGAVIEHRENVTFYCGTPDVNITIRWVFNHQSLPSNERIQLSADGKTLTILTVQRQDAGMYQCEAWSVHEVKSSDPTYLTVYYGPDSVTIKVEPGVANGDTVEVMEGSNVTFLAETESYPQASYSWFFPNDSKPITSLFLNMSNVTIHAISKEHEGTYRCLVSNTATQMSLEGTVEVHVLERVTKPYVMPPNRTLVEHTSLVVLICQTTHEGVRVRWFLGDQLLQPSEHLVPDNWILSIHGLRRNDTGPYACEVWNWGSQARSEALKLNISYGPDRVYFTTGSETLVDTTISAKLNSSITLKCWAESQPDAEFNWTHDNTSVCKGEQLFIEALTWKHQGNYSCTASNSVTMLTSSASVMVSVTEEPKEAQRGSQGEQKRITSMRTRHPPLKRVNLKSSIAMLPVDPPEQLYEHISSSAIHDGYSHGPRKPSSKLALHPLVPTPQTENAESNYQALVNPEHNIYCQINRPT
- the ZNF180 gene encoding zinc finger protein 180 isoform X14 encodes the protein MECADPRGHRWAGILLSASLFTVWSLAAAAQISHDAITQKPLAKPTLSVSQGAVIEHRENVTFYCGTPDVNITIRWVFNHQSLPSNERIQLSADGKTLTILTVQRQDAGMYQCEAWSVHEVKSSDPTYLTVYYGPDSVTIKVEPGVANGDTVEVMEGSNVTFLAETESYPQASYSWFFPNDSKPITSLFLNMSNVTIHAISKEHEGTYRCLVSNTATQMSLEGTVEVHVLERVTKPYVMPPNRTLVEHTSLVVLICQTTHEGVRVRWFLGDQLLQPSEHLVPDNWILSIHGLRRNDTGPYACEVWNWGSQARSEALKLNISYGPDRVYFTTGSETLVDTTISAKLNSSITLKCWAESQPDAEFNWTHDNTSVCKGEQLFIEALTWKHQGNYSCTASNSVTMLTSSASVMVSVTEEPKEAQRGHRSSLSVGAIIGITIGILAVIALAIGLGCFIHTGKAKGLSRRTKEDNVYENTTPTSEEGQPEELDRDWPMLMYANVPAVQGQIPVKKMLPVDPPEQLYEHISSSAIHDGYSHGPRKPSSKLALHPLVPTPQTENAESNYQLRISGPCLCLEESMEEQDEKPQGSLKACMQESLLPQEIIIKVEGEDARSLAVPSQEEEGTLNSAQRTLDRDVILENHRDSWGDLYEKSP
- the ZNF180 gene encoding zinc finger protein 180 isoform X16, producing MECADPRGHRWAGILLSASLFTVWSLAAAAQISHDAITQKPLAKPTLSVSQGAVIEHRENVTFYCGTPDVNITIRWVFNHQSLPSNERIQLSADGKTLTILTVQRQDAGMYQCEAWSVHEVKSSDPTYLTVYYGPDSVTIKVEPGVANGDTVEVMEGSNVTFLAETESYPQASYSWFFPNDSKPITSLFLNMSNVTIHAISKEHEGTYRCLVSNTATQMSLEGTVEVHVLERVTKPYVMPPNRTLVEHTSLVVLICQTTHEGVRVRWFLGDQLLQPSEHLVPDNWILSIHGLRRNDTGPYACEVWNWGSQARSEALKLNISYGPDRVYFTTGSETLVDTTISAKLNSSITLKCWAESQPDAEFNWTHDNTSVCKGEQLFIEALTWKHQGNYSCTASNSVTMLTSSASVMVSVTEEPKEAQRGHRSSLSVGAIIGITIGILAVIALAIGLGCFIHTGKAKGLSRRTKEDNVYENTTPTSEEGQPEELDRDWPMLMYANVPAVQGQIPVKKMLPVDPPEQLYEHISSSAIHDGYSHGPRKPSSKLALHPLVPTPQTENAESNYQLRISGPCLCLEESMEEQDEKPQGSLKACMQTRQLHLEEENRD
- the ZNF180 gene encoding zinc finger protein 180 isoform X22; this encodes MECADPRGHRWAGILLSASLFTVWSLAAAAQISHDAITQKPLAKPTLSVSQGAVIEHRENVTFYCGTPDVNITIRWVFNHQSLPSNERIQLSADGKTLTILTVQRQDAGMYQCEAWSVHEVKSSDPTYLTVYYGPDSVTIKVEPGVANGDTVEVMEGSNVTFLAETESYPQASYSWFFPNDSKPITSLFLNMSNVTIHAISKEHEGTYRCLVSNTATQMSLEGTVEVHVLERVTKPYVMPPNRTLVEHTSLVVLICQTTHEGVRVRWFLGDQLLQPSEHLVPDNWILSIHGLRRNDTGPYACEVWNWGSQARSEALKLNISYGPDRVYFTTGSETLVDTTISAKLNSSITLKCWAESQPDAEFNWTHDNTSVCKGEQLFIEALTWKHQGNYSCTASNSVTMLTSSASVMVSVTEEPKEAQRGHRSSLSVGAIIGITIGILAVIALAIGLGCFIHTGKAKGLSRRTKEDNVYENTTPTSEEGQPEELDRDAASRPSRAII
- the ZNF180 gene encoding zinc finger protein 180 isoform X17, whose amino-acid sequence is MECADPRGHRWAGILLSASLFTVWSLAAAAQISHDAITQKPLAKPTLSVSQGAVIEHRENVTFYCGTPDVNITIRWVFNHQSLPSNERIQLSADGKTLTILTVQRQDAGMYQCEAWSVHEVKSSDPTYLTVYYGPDSVTIKVEPGVANGDTVEVMEGSNVTFLAETESYPQASYSWFFPNDSKPITSLFLNMSNVTIHAISKEHEGTYRCLVSNTATQMSLEGTVEVHVLERVTKPYVMPPNRTLVEHTSLVVLICQTTHEGVRVRWFLGDQLLQPSEHLVPDNWILSIHGLRRNDTGPYACEVWNWGSQARSEALKLNISYGPDRVYFTTGSETLVDTTISAKLNSSITLKCWAESQPDAEFNWTHDNTSVCKGEQLFIEALTWKHQGNYSCTASNSVTMLTSSASVMVSVTEEPKEAQRGHRSSLSVGAIIGITIGILAVIALAIGLGCFIHTGKAKGLSRRTKEDNVYENTTPTSEEGQPEELDRDWPMLMYANVPAVQGQIPVKKMLPVDPPEQLYEHISSSAIHDGYSHGPRKPSSKLALHPLVPTPQTENAESNYQLRISGPCLCLEESMEEQDEKPQGSLKACMQIHQQNHCLWQL
- the ZNF180 gene encoding zinc finger protein 180 isoform X15 — encoded protein: MECADPRGHRWAGILLSASLFTVWSLAAAAQISHDAITQKPLAKPTLSVSQGAVIEHRENVTFYCGTPDVNITIRWVFNHQSLPSNERIQLSADGKTLTILTVQRQDAGMYQCEAWSVHEVKSSDPTYLTVYYGPDSVTIKVEPGVANGDTVEVMEGSNVTFLAETESYPQASYSWFFPNDSKPITSLFLNMSNVTIHAISKEHEGTYRCLVSNTATQMSLEGTVEVHVLERVTKPYVMPPNRTLVEHTSLVVLICQTTHEGVRVRWFLGDQLLQPSEHLVPDNWILSIHGLRRNDTGPYACEVWNWGSQARSEALKLNISYGPDRVYFTTGSETLVDTTISAKLNSSITLKCWAESQPDAEFNWTHDNTSVCKGEQLFIEALTWKHQGNYSCTASNSVTMLTSSASVMVSVTEEPKEAQRGHRSSLSVGAIIGITIGILAVIALAIGLGCFIHTGKAKGLSRRTKEDNVYENTTPTSEEGQPEELDRDWPMLMYANVPAVQGQIPVKKMLPVDPPEQLYEHISSSAIHDGYSHGPRKPSSKLALHPLVPTPQTENAESNYQLRISGPCLCLEESMEEQDEKPQGSLKACMQESLLPQEIIIKVEGEDARSLAVPSQTRQLHLEEENRD